In Pectinophora gossypiella chromosome 1, ilPecGoss1.1, whole genome shotgun sequence, one genomic interval encodes:
- the LOC126369988 gene encoding alsin produces MNQHKFWRGLTPLNVNASQPAPDKIVKLCSLGTDFIVLGNDHGLYYCDIEDDSLSFRKICGISAIDISYHNDILYIIDVYGRLYKTNSTFKTKEEIVVKEEAKCCPHGFKSSSFKVKFRNVVASDFGQLFISSDGQLWGSGSMPQISLETSTIKKVPFFEGRTVYSASVGQNFAAVIARKNVRRSGNCDTDSDNDDEEVFASNCSQCQTIIGLASPASVPSLSETCPLGVQISKSSEDSSSTTAPQTDVHVDAHSFTEDSSPSSEESKVTRTNAQKNNHLDHDGKVEDVKPSEEDDDDTEKGEATSQANTEKLNNIFINTDAARQFLSRQLSWVSAGEDYLVEYTEKPTRIIKENVSNLTNFVYEGVKTVGDKVATLSRHVSGSSDNNEAVELQLRHHNEEINSLLYSCTSNCNLEDLQFSTSTISSEKEFEALRKNENLKNMSKLGRNILATELWTWGDISYGQLGIGDTAKRVKPMVVMSLSGYGLQKVSCGKWHCSALTLDGRLFMWGYNHFHQVTFENREDKTGPKQFTENSDSDRVRDMIATDHHTLAYTHNENIFYMGKHTDGYTESIVNLNNQTEEEEATVASKDVTVKVNEPQNFTKKPQNMCYHWRILSSGNISYCSIEESKKCPEFQDLSIAQRYLEEMLLIYHSLIKPFLKKSKVITTHSNIYEVVCDIFGDILNITALNVLSMWQYAEKHIIECDISLIKNLEEYIYLYKKYYVAVSNLIVIGGFTQINNVVDVLTSVYNLFSDQLPSNKQKNNKKTLEAIVALAFVQPLTRLSSYKCIAQSILRYKTKRKKVDARAVMEERMNKVISSLDSLIDEQEKKRKEADVTKLFWETVGKSLEQYRTPERRLIRESKSRQLNLVNPGRFSSHWFVLFNDLFIHVTGSTPVVHPLDTLWIEPVPNTDSLQNVIQLTTPEEILCVTTSTEQEKTEWIHALNTAVRTVLNKEASFKPPAVRTASYSFSSNNKAAFYKDAKYQGRWLDGKVHGHGKVEWPDGKLYVGQFQLNTLCGHGKMEIPSVGTHEGQWKDNLQNGYGVMKYTNGDIYEGYFKDGQPHGHGIKKQGDFTSSSATIYTGEWVNGVRQGYGVMDDIGKGEKYLGNWSDNKKHGCGLIVTLDGIYYEGLFMQDVLTGHGVMVFEDGTHYEGEFRSAGVFSGKGVLTFSSGDKIEGSLSGAWTEGVKISSATMHLNVSNPALPANSKPNSFGKLSVAPNQKWNALFRQCFQCLGVSETILTPTGNHFANGPNPTIDNAKIWQNVAVAISCSHKEKHKTMKKIGLDLEKSVDCLEVIPQFGQKNLNLDDYTEMRLYLQNACESTYHPLGQLVLGLTNAFNTTYGGVRVHPLLLSHAVKELKSITSRLYQVVRLLFPALPPEGSDLVLPYKTNCGSEKEHDDNNPIEGEVVSAASLLQPTLLPRVHPALFVLYALHNKREDDLYWRRLLKWNRQPDVTLMAFLGIDQKFWVGYTSTAQRSPTSPVREQLFQEAVETLQQLKTTFSPIEKLLVIRSTFQKMTVAVQQELGSNYLWSMDELFPVFHFVVVRARILQLGSEIHFVEDFLEPAMQHGELGLMFTTLKACYFQILQEKMTMN; encoded by the exons ATGAATCAACATAAATTCTGGAGAGGATTAACACCATTAAACGTTAACGCCTCACAGCCAGCTCCCGATAAAATCGTCAAACTTTGTTCCCTAGGCACAGATTTCATTGTCCTAGGAAACGACCATGGCCTCTATTATTGTGACATTGAAGATGATTCTTTAAGTTTCAGAAAAATTTGCGGCATTTCAGCCATCGACATATCATATCATAATGATATCCTTTACATTATTGATGTGTATGGACGGCTTTACAAAACAAACTCCACTTTCAAAACTAAAGAAGAAATTGTTGTTAAAGAAGAAGCTAAGTGTTGTCCACATGGTTTTAAAAGTTCCAGTTTTAAGGTGAAATTCAGAAATGTAGTGGCCAGTGACTTTGGGCAGCTATTCATCAGCAGTGATGGACAATTGTGGGGATCTGGTTCCATGCCCCAAATTTCCTTAGAGACTAGTACTATTAAGAAAGTTCCCTTTTTTGAAGGCAGGACAGTGTACAGTGCATCTGTGGGACAAAACTTTGCAGCAGTGATAGCGCGAAAGAATGTACGGCGGTCTGGAAATTGTGATACAGAcagtgataatgatgatgaagaggTGTTTGCGTCAAATTGCTCACAATGCCAGACTATAATAGGTTTGGCTTCCCCTGCATCTGTACCATCTTTGTCTGAAACCTGTCCTCTTGGAGTCCAGATTAGCAAGTCCAGTGAGGATTCCAGCAGCACTACAGCTCCTCAGACAGATGTCCATGTAGATGCTCATAGTTTTACTGAAGATTCTAGTCCCTCTTCTGAAGAGTCCAAAGTTACAAGAACAAATGctcaaaaaaataatcatttagaCCATGATGGTAAGGTAGAGGATGTTAAACCAAGtgaggaagatgatgatgacacagaAAAAGGAGAAGCAACCTCTCAGGCCAATACAGAGAAACTCAACAACATATTCATCAACACAGATGCGGCTAGACAATTCTTGAGCAGGCAGCTGTCATGGGTGTCTGCTGGGGAAGATTACTTAGTGGAGTATACAGAGAAACCCACAAGAATTATCAAAGAAAATGTATCAAATCTCACGAATTTTGTTTATGAAGGGGTGAAAACTGTTGGTGATAAGGTAGCAACATTATCCAGACATGTCAGTGGAAGCAGTGACAACAATGAAGCTGTTGAACTTCAATTGCGACATCACAACGAAGAGATTAACTCTCTCTTGTATAGCTGCACCTCCAACTGCAATTTAGAAGATCTCCAATTCTCAACAAGCACAATCAGTAGTGAAAAGGAGTTTGAAGCTCTAAGAAAGAATGAAAACCTCAAAAACATGTCAAAACTTGGCAGAAATATTTTAGCAACTGAACTGTGGACCTGGGGAGACATATCATATGGGCAATTAGGAATTGGTGATACAGCAAAAAGGGTAAAACCCATGGTGGTGATGAGTTTATCAGGTTATGGACTACAAAAGGTTTCTTGTGGCAAATGGCACTGTTCAGCTCTGACTCTAGATGGAAGACTCTTTATGTGGGGTTACAACCACTTTCACCAAGTCACATTTGAGAACAGAGAAGACAAAACTGGTCCAAAACAGTTCACAGAAAACTCTGACAGTGACCGTGTGAGAGACATGATAGCTACTGACCACCATACTTTAGCATACACTCACAATGAAAACATTTTCTACATGGGCAAACACACAGATGGCTACACAGAATCAATAGTCAACCTAAATAACCAAACAGAAGAAGAGGAAGCCACTGTAGCTAGCAAAGATGTGACAGTAAAAGTCAATGAGCCCCAAAATTTTACAAAGAAACCCCAGAACATGTGCTATCACTGGAGGATATTGTCCTCTGGAAACATCAGCTACTGCTCTATAGAGGAGTCAAAAAAGTGCCCAGAGTTCCAAGATCTCTCTATTGCTCAAAGATATCTAGAAGAAATGCTTTTGATATATCATTCacttattaaaccttttctaaagaaaagTAAAGTTATTACTACACATTCCAATATTTATGAAGTGGTTTGTGATATTTTTGGTGACATATTGAACATTACTGCTCTGAATGTACTCTCGATGTGGCAGTACGCGGAGAAGCACATAATCGAATGTGATATTtctttaataaagaatttagaagaatatatttatttgtacaaaaaGTATTACGTAGCTGTAAGCAATTTGATTGTTATTGGCGGTTTTACTCAAATTAATAATGTTGTTGACGTCCTAACGAGTGTTTACAATTTGTTCAGCGACCAACTACCATCGAACAAACAGAAAAACAATAAGAAGACTTTGGAAGCCATAGTGGCCCTGGCGTTTGTGCAACCACTAACGAGATTAAGCTCTTATAAATGCATTGCGCAATCTATTTTACGATACAAGACAAAGAGGAAAAAGGTCGATGCAAGGGCGGTTATGGAGGAAAGGATGAACAAGGTCATATCGTCATTAGACTCGTTGATTGACGAGCAGGAGAAGAAACGGAAAGAGGCGGATGTAACGAAATTGTTTTGGGAAACTGTTGGTAAAAGCTTGGAGCAATATCGGACCCCGGAACGGCGGCTGATTAGGGAGTCAAAGTCGAGGCAGCTTAATTTGGTGAACCCGGGGCGGTTCAGTTCGCACTGGTTCGTGTTGTTTAACGACTTATTCATCCACGTCACTGGCAGCACGCCCGTTGTTCATCCATTAGATACATTGTGGATAGAGCCTGTACCAAACACGGACTCGTTGCAAAATGTCATACAACTGACGACTCCTGAGGAGATTCTGTGCGTTACAACAAGCACAGAGCAAGAGAAAACCGAATGGATACACGCACTGAACACGGCTGTTAGGACGGTATTAAACAAAGAGGCTAGTTTCAAACCACCGGCAGTAAGGACCGCGAGTTATTCGTTTTCTTCGAACAACAAAGCTGCGTTCTACAAGGATGCGAAGTACCAAGGCAGATGGTTGGATGGAAAGGTACACGGACATGGGAAAGTGGAGTGGCCTGACGGGAAGTTATATGTAGGACAGTTCCAACTGAACACACTGTGTGGCCACGGAAAGATGGAAATCCCCAGCGTTG GCACCCACGAGGGGCAATGGAAGGACAACTTGCAGAACGGTTACGGCGTAATGAAGTACACAAATGGGGACATATATGAGGGTTACTTCAAAGACGGCCAGCCACATGGCCATGGGATCAAGAAGCAAGGAGACTTTACATCTTCCTCGGCAACCATATACACTGGAGAGTGGGTGAACGGCGTCAGGCAAGGATATGGAGTGATGGATGATATTGGGAAGGGAGAGAAGTATTTGGGCAATTGGAGTGACAATAAAAAGCATGGATGCGGCCTCATTGTGACCCTTGATGGCATTTATTACGAGGGATTGTTCATGCAGGATGTCTTGACG GGTCACGGCGTAATGGTGTTCGAAGACGGTACTCACTACGAAGGAGAATTCCGATCAGCGGGTGTCTTCTCCGGCAAGGGAGTGCTGACCTTCTCCAGTGGAGATAAGATCGAGGGGTCACTCAGTGGAGCGTGGACTGAGGGCGTCAAGATATCCAGTGCCACCATGCACCTGAATGTGTCCAATCCTGCGCTGCCGGCGAATTCTAAACCTAA TTCATTCGGAAAACTAAGCGTAGCACCAAACCAGAAATGGAACGCGCTTTTCCGCCAATGCTTCCAATGTCTCGGCGTTTCGGAGACAATATTGACTCCTACTGGCAACCATTTTGCTAACGGCCCCAACCCGACCATAGACAATGCAAAGATATGGCAGAATGTCGCCGTGGCCATCTCCTGCTCGCATAAAGAGAAACATAAGACGATGAAGAAGATTGGGCTGGATTTAGAGAAGTCCGTGGATTGTTTGGAAGTCATACCGCAGTTTGGACAGAAGAATCTGAATCTTGATGACTACACTGAAATGCGGTTGTATTTGcaaaat GCATGCGAGTCGACGTACCACCCGCTCGGCCAGCTCGTCCTCGGCCTTACGAACGCGTTCAACACCACATACGGCGGCGTAAGAGTACACCCGCTTCTGCTCAGCCACGCGGTCAAGGAACTCAAGAGTATCACCTCCAGGTTGTACCAG GTAGTACGATTACTCTTCCCCGCTCTTCCGCCAGAGGGGTCCGACTTGGTGTTGCCATATAAAACTAACTGCGGTAGCGAAAAGGAACACGACGATAATAATCCTATTGAAGG CGAGGTAGTGTCGGCAGCGTCTCTGCTGCAGCCCACCCTGCTGCCGCGCGTGCACCCGGCGTTGTTCGTGCTGTACGCGCTGCACAACAAGCGGGAAGACGATCTCTACTGGCGGCGGCTGCTCAAGTGGAACCGCCAGCCTGACGTCACTCTCATGGCGTTCCTAGGCATTGACCA AAAGTTCTGGGTAGGCTACACGTCGACGGCGCAGCGGTCTCCGACGTCTCCAGTGCGGGAGCAGCTGTTCCAAGAGGCGGTGGAGACCCTGCAGCAACTGAAGACCACATTTTCCCCCATTGAGAAGCTGCTGGTCATACGCAGCACATTCCAGAAGATGACTGTTGCCGTGCAGCAGGAGTTAG GTTCCAACTACCTGTGGAGCATGGACGAGTTGTTCCCGGTGTTCCACTT